From Pseudochaenichthys georgianus chromosome 11, fPseGeo1.2, whole genome shotgun sequence, a single genomic window includes:
- the rpl11 gene encoding large ribosomal subunit protein uL5, whose translation MAEQGEKKENPMRELRIRKLCLNICVGESGDRLTRAAKVLEQLTGQTPVFSKARYTVRSFGIRRNEKIAVHCTVRGAKAEEILEKGLKVREYELRKSNFSNTGNFGFGIQEHIDLGIKYDPSIGIYGLDFYVVLGRPGFSIADKKRKKGRIGFRHRIRREEAMRWFQQKYDGIILPGK comes from the exons ATGGCG GAACAGGGTGAGAAGAAGGAGAACCCCATGAGGGAGCTTCGCATTCGCAAGCTCTGCCTGAACATCTGCGTCGGTGAGAGCGGAGACAGACTGACCCGTGCTGCTAAGGTGCTGGAGCAGCTCACGGGACAGACTCCAGTCTTCTCCAaag CCCGCTACACCGTGCGATCCTTCGGCATCCGCAGAAATGAAAAGATCGCTGTCCATTGCACCGTCCGTGGTGCCAAAGCAGAGGAGATCCTCGAGAAAGGACTCAAG GTGCGTGAGTACGAGTTGAGAAAGAGCAACTTCTCAAATACCGGGAACTTCGGCTTCGGTATCCAGGAGCACATCGATCTGGGTATCAAGTACGACCCCAGCATCGGCATCTACGGCCTGGACTTCTACGTG GTTCTGGGCAGACCCGGCTTCAGCATTGCTGACAAGAAGCGGAAGAAGGGCCGCATCGGCTTCAGGCATCGTATCCGCAGAGAGGAGGCCATGCGCTGGTTCCAGCAGAAA TATGATGGTATCATCCTGCCCGGAAAGTAA